In a genomic window of Pokkaliibacter sp. MBI-7:
- a CDS encoding 2,5-dihydroxypyridine 5,6-dioxygenase gives MPVSNAQLTEMFEHVLSLSRVDSTQSVAILKSHYSNPRTVAAATEAAQRLGAKVYGVELPAYNPPTAMGFDMTAYCGDTALTGNKAAQIALEAADLIVDTMMLLHSPEQEQILKTGTRILLAVEPPEVLARMLPTLEDKERVMAAEQVLKSARTMQVKSRAGSDFRAELGQYPAVTEYGFVDQPGRWDHWPSGFLFTWPNEETAEGTLVLDVGDILLPFKTYCRERITLEIEKGFITRIHGGFEAEYLRDYMAYFKDPEVYGISHIGWGLQPRAQWTAMGLHDKNDGMCMDARAFYGNFLFSTGPNTEVGGKRKTPCHMDIPLRHCDIYLDGTAVVLAGDVVHPESSKAS, from the coding sequence ATGCCGGTTAGCAACGCCCAACTTACCGAGATGTTTGAACACGTCCTAAGCCTGTCCAGAGTCGACAGCACCCAGAGCGTGGCCATTCTGAAGAGTCATTACTCCAACCCACGCACTGTCGCGGCGGCGACCGAAGCTGCGCAGCGACTGGGCGCCAAGGTGTACGGCGTGGAACTCCCAGCCTACAACCCACCGACGGCGATGGGCTTCGACATGACAGCCTATTGCGGCGACACCGCCCTGACAGGCAACAAGGCGGCACAGATAGCACTGGAAGCGGCCGACCTGATTGTGGACACCATGATGTTGCTGCACTCGCCTGAGCAGGAGCAGATTCTGAAGACGGGAACACGCATCCTGCTGGCCGTGGAACCTCCTGAGGTGCTGGCGCGCATGCTGCCAACACTGGAAGACAAAGAGCGGGTAATGGCAGCAGAGCAGGTACTGAAGAGCGCTCGCACCATGCAGGTCAAATCCAGAGCAGGCTCAGACTTCCGTGCCGAGCTGGGGCAATACCCCGCTGTCACCGAATATGGCTTTGTCGATCAGCCCGGCCGCTGGGATCACTGGCCAAGTGGCTTCCTCTTCACCTGGCCCAACGAGGAAACCGCTGAAGGCACACTGGTACTGGATGTCGGCGACATTTTGCTGCCGTTCAAGACCTACTGCCGCGAGCGCATCACGCTGGAAATTGAAAAAGGCTTTATCACCAGAATTCATGGCGGTTTTGAAGCGGAATATCTGCGTGACTACATGGCCTACTTCAAGGACCCGGAGGTGTACGGGATTTCCCATATTGGCTGGGGCCTGCAACCTCGCGCCCAGTGGACAGCCATGGGGCTGCATGACAAGAACGACGGCATGTGCATGGATGCCCGCGCCTTCTACGGCAATTTCCTGTTCTCCACCGGCCCCAATACCGAGGTAGGTGGCAAACGCAAGACGCCGTGCCATATGGATATTCCGCTACGTCATTGCGACATCTATCTGGATGGCACTGCTGTCGTTCTGGCAGGCGATGTGGTCCACCCTGAAAGCTCAAAGGCCAGCTGA
- the pncA gene encoding bifunctional nicotinamidase/pyrazinamidase — MGKVSRRQSLKMLMGGLTAVGLGSSVLGRQVLAATVVPSENSALIVVDVQNCFVPGGTLPVKDGDQVVPVINALSKHFANVVVTQDWHTQGHASFASAYDGKKPFETTELSYGTQVLWPDHCVQGTDDASLVKGLELPQAELIIRKGFHKDMDSYSAFFEADHKTPTGLLGYLQERGIKQVYVVGLATDFCVAWTAMDAARSGFKTAVIEDACRGIDLNGSLAAAWDAMAKAGVERMQSGAILS, encoded by the coding sequence ATGGGCAAGGTAAGTCGTCGTCAGTCACTGAAAATGCTGATGGGTGGATTGACGGCAGTGGGGCTGGGGAGCTCGGTACTGGGTCGGCAGGTGCTGGCCGCTACGGTAGTGCCGTCCGAAAACAGTGCACTGATCGTTGTCGATGTTCAAAACTGCTTCGTTCCGGGCGGTACGCTGCCCGTCAAGGACGGTGATCAGGTGGTGCCGGTGATCAATGCCCTCAGCAAGCACTTCGCCAACGTGGTGGTCACTCAGGACTGGCACACACAGGGCCATGCTTCTTTTGCCTCGGCATATGACGGCAAGAAGCCGTTTGAAACGACCGAACTGAGTTACGGCACACAGGTGCTGTGGCCAGACCATTGTGTGCAGGGCACCGACGATGCGTCGCTGGTGAAAGGGCTGGAGCTGCCTCAGGCTGAGCTGATTATCCGCAAGGGCTTTCACAAGGACATGGACAGCTATTCCGCCTTCTTCGAAGCGGATCACAAAACGCCGACAGGGCTGCTGGGCTATCTGCAGGAACGGGGTATCAAACAGGTTTATGTGGTGGGGCTGGCGACGGATTTCTGTGTGGCCTGGACCGCCATGGATGCTGCCCGCTCAGGCTTCAAGACGGCGGTTATCGAAGATGCCTGCCGTGGTATCGACCTGAACGGTTCGCTGGCAGCTGCCTGGGATGCTATGGCCAAGGCGGGAGTGGAGCGGATGCAGTCGGGTGCGATTCTGTCCTGA
- a CDS encoding sigma-54 dependent transcriptional regulator, which yields MNKPVVWLVIPDAQIESAVRDIPALSAFQVESVRFDSNDWLPRLHAMPPEAMLVQADRVQDQHLVTLMENRPSCEIMLLSEGSPNPLIDQAMRQGASFHFRLPLEDKLLQDIFSDIHNEWRSEDVAAEATRSDLDQFGLLLGSSPCMRKVYRMIRKVADTDASVMIVGESGCGKELVANTLHLMSSRIDQPFIAINSSAFSSELIESELFGHEKGAFTGAVKSYKGIFEQAHLGTLFLDEITEMPIELQAKLLRVLETGQFSRLGSEEVLTTDVRVVAATNRSPEQAIADGRLREDLYFRLAQFPVELPPLRERGEDILGLAKHFLAYRNAADKTQKFFSPGAMEAIEKHPWPGNVRELKHLVERAHILALDEITQEHLGLDGDFAPVLTPQEDALIIPANAPLEEMERQAILQTLERCEGNKTRAAEQLGISIKTLYNKLEKYRS from the coding sequence ATGAACAAGCCCGTGGTGTGGCTGGTAATACCAGATGCGCAGATTGAATCTGCGGTACGCGACATCCCCGCATTAAGCGCATTCCAGGTCGAGTCAGTCCGCTTCGACAGCAATGACTGGTTGCCGCGTCTGCATGCCATGCCGCCCGAAGCCATGCTGGTGCAGGCTGACCGGGTACAGGATCAGCACCTCGTCACCCTGATGGAAAACCGCCCGAGCTGCGAAATCATGCTGCTCAGCGAGGGGTCACCCAATCCACTGATTGATCAGGCCATGCGCCAGGGCGCCAGCTTTCACTTCCGCCTGCCGCTGGAAGACAAGCTGCTGCAGGACATTTTCAGCGATATTCACAACGAGTGGCGCTCTGAAGACGTGGCCGCCGAAGCCACCCGCAGCGATCTCGACCAGTTCGGCCTGTTGCTGGGCTCCTCCCCCTGTATGCGCAAGGTCTACCGGATGATCCGCAAGGTCGCCGATACCGACGCCAGCGTGATGATTGTCGGCGAAAGCGGCTGTGGCAAGGAGCTGGTGGCCAATACCCTGCACCTGATGAGCAGCCGCATTGATCAACCCTTTATTGCCATCAACAGTTCGGCCTTCAGCTCAGAACTGATCGAAAGCGAATTGTTTGGCCATGAGAAAGGTGCCTTCACCGGCGCGGTCAAATCCTACAAAGGCATTTTCGAACAGGCCCACCTCGGCACCCTGTTTCTGGACGAAATCACCGAAATGCCGATCGAGCTGCAGGCCAAGCTCCTGCGGGTGCTGGAAACCGGCCAGTTCAGCCGGCTCGGCAGCGAAGAGGTACTAACGACCGATGTTCGCGTGGTCGCCGCCACCAACCGTTCACCGGAGCAGGCCATTGCTGATGGCCGCCTGCGTGAGGATCTCTACTTCCGGCTGGCGCAGTTTCCTGTTGAACTGCCTCCATTGCGCGAGCGTGGCGAAGATATTCTGGGGCTGGCCAAACACTTTCTCGCTTATCGCAATGCGGCAGACAAAACCCAGAAATTTTTCTCTCCCGGCGCCATGGAAGCCATTGAAAAGCACCCATGGCCGGGTAACGTGCGTGAGCTGAAACATCTGGTGGAGCGAGCCCATATTCTGGCGCTGGATGAAATTACCCAGGAACACCTTGGCCTTGATGGCGACTTCGCCCCGGTCCTGACTCCGCAGGAAGATGCACTGATCATCCCTGCCAATGCCCCGCTGGAGGAGATGGAGCGTCAGGCTATTCTGCAAACACTGGAGCGCTGTGAAGGCAACAAGACGCGTGCTGCAGAACAGTTGGGTATCAGCATCAAAACGCTGTACAACAAGCTGGAAAAATACCGCTCCTGA
- a CDS encoding NADP-dependent oxidoreductase: MTRINRRILLASRPQGAPVAENFQLDQQPVAAPAAGQVLLRTHYLSLDPYMRGRMSDAKSYAAPVQLGEVMVGGAVSRVVESQHPGFAAGDWVLGYTGWQDYALSDGQGLTKLNPALAPVSYALGILGMPGFTAYMGLLDIGQPKAGETVVVAAATGAVGAMVGQIARLQGCRVVGIAGSEEKCRYAQDELGFDACINHHADDLPQQLAEACPAGIDVYFENVGGKVFDAVLPLLNSRARVPLCGLIAQYNATTLPDGPDHSPLLLRTLLTRRIRMQGFIIFDDYGHRYPEFAVQMGEWLAAGKLKYREHRVAGLENAPDAFIGLLEGRNFGKLVVEVAAE, encoded by the coding sequence ATGACTCGTATCAATCGTCGTATTTTGTTGGCCTCCCGACCTCAGGGCGCACCGGTAGCTGAAAACTTCCAGCTGGATCAGCAGCCTGTAGCTGCTCCCGCAGCGGGTCAGGTACTGCTGCGTACCCATTATCTGTCCCTTGATCCCTATATGCGTGGCCGCATGAGTGATGCCAAATCATATGCCGCGCCGGTACAACTGGGTGAGGTGATGGTGGGTGGTGCAGTGTCCAGAGTGGTGGAATCTCAGCATCCGGGCTTTGCAGCCGGTGACTGGGTACTGGGCTACACCGGCTGGCAGGACTATGCGCTTTCAGATGGTCAGGGCCTGACCAAACTGAACCCCGCTCTGGCGCCGGTCTCCTATGCGCTTGGGATTCTGGGTATGCCGGGCTTCACCGCCTACATGGGGCTGCTCGATATCGGTCAGCCTAAGGCCGGAGAAACCGTAGTAGTGGCCGCTGCGACCGGGGCAGTGGGCGCCATGGTCGGCCAGATCGCCAGGCTGCAGGGCTGCCGTGTGGTGGGTATTGCCGGCAGTGAGGAAAAATGCCGCTACGCGCAGGACGAACTGGGGTTTGATGCCTGCATTAATCACCATGCCGACGACTTGCCGCAGCAGCTGGCTGAAGCCTGTCCTGCGGGTATTGATGTGTATTTTGAAAATGTCGGCGGCAAGGTGTTTGATGCGGTGTTGCCGTTGCTGAACAGCCGTGCGCGGGTACCGCTGTGCGGCCTGATCGCCCAGTACAATGCGACCACCCTGCCAGATGGGCCTGATCACTCGCCGCTGCTGCTGCGGACATTGCTGACCAGACGTATCCGTATGCAGGGCTTTATCATTTTTGATGACTATGGCCATCGCTATCCGGAGTTTGCCGTGCAGATGGGAGAATGGCTGGCAGCAGGCAAGCTGAAGTACCGCGAGCACCGGGTTGCGGGTCTGGAAAACGCCCCCGATGCCTTTATCGGTCTGCTGGAGGGGCGTAATTTCGGCAAGCTGGTGGTGGAAGTGGCGGCGGAATAA
- a CDS encoding Asp/Glu racemase has protein sequence MQKIYRIGQIVPSSNTTMETEIPAMLLARQGIRPERFTFHSSRMRMKKVVKEELAAMDAESDRCAVELSDARVDVLGYACLVAIMAMGRGYHRQSEARLTKHTADNGANAPVITSAGALVDALKIMKAKRIALVAPYMKPLTELVVDYIASEGFEVVDHIALEIPDNLDVARHDPARLPEIVSGLNLDGVDVIVLSACVQMPSLPAIAKVEALTGKPVVTAAVATTYAMLRALELEPVVPGAGALLSGAY, from the coding sequence ATGCAGAAAATCTATCGAATCGGCCAGATTGTCCCCAGTTCCAATACCACGATGGAAACGGAAATCCCTGCCATGCTGCTGGCGCGTCAGGGGATCCGGCCCGAGCGCTTTACCTTCCACTCCAGCCGCATGCGCATGAAGAAGGTCGTCAAGGAAGAACTGGCGGCCATGGATGCGGAGTCAGATCGCTGTGCCGTTGAGCTGAGTGACGCCCGTGTTGATGTGCTGGGTTACGCCTGTCTGGTGGCCATCATGGCCATGGGACGAGGCTATCACCGCCAGTCAGAGGCGCGTCTGACAAAACATACCGCTGACAATGGCGCCAATGCGCCGGTGATTACCAGTGCCGGTGCGCTGGTGGATGCCCTGAAGATCATGAAGGCCAAACGTATTGCACTGGTGGCGCCCTACATGAAGCCGCTGACGGAGCTGGTGGTGGACTATATTGCCAGCGAAGGTTTCGAAGTGGTGGACCATATCGCCCTGGAGATTCCCGATAATCTTGACGTTGCGCGTCATGATCCTGCGCGGTTGCCGGAGATCGTCAGTGGTCTCAATCTGGACGGGGTGGATGTCATTGTGCTGTCTGCCTGTGTGCAGATGCCTTCGCTGCCAGCTATCGCCAAGGTCGAAGCGCTGACAGGCAAACCCGTAGTCACCGCAGCGGTCGCGACCACCTATGCCATGCTCAGGGCACTTGAGCTGGAGCCGGTGGTGCCCGGTGCCGGTGCTCTGCTGTCTGGCGCGTACTGA
- a CDS encoding N-carbamoylsarcosine amidohydrolase — MSTTSLTDNYKGVWDSRIGFGNKAALIVIDFMQGYTTEGSPLFAPGVVTAVAESVELLAQARALGTPVMHTNIRYQPGFADGGIWVKKAPVMKAMVAGNPLAEFCPEMLPLSSELVFTKQYASSFFGTSLAATLVAQGVDTVVLIGCSTSGCIRATAVDAVQHGFRTIVVRECVGDRHPGPHEANLFDIDSKYGDVISKSEAMTKLAELAG, encoded by the coding sequence ATGAGTACCACCTCACTGACCGACAACTACAAGGGCGTGTGGGACAGTCGCATTGGCTTTGGTAACAAGGCGGCGCTGATTGTGATCGACTTCATGCAGGGCTATACCACTGAAGGGTCGCCCCTGTTCGCCCCCGGTGTGGTGACGGCTGTAGCCGAAAGCGTTGAGCTACTGGCGCAGGCCCGCGCCCTTGGCACACCGGTGATGCATACCAACATTCGCTATCAGCCCGGTTTTGCCGATGGCGGTATCTGGGTGAAAAAGGCCCCGGTGATGAAGGCTATGGTGGCAGGCAATCCACTGGCCGAGTTCTGCCCGGAGATGCTGCCGCTCTCTTCCGAACTGGTGTTTACCAAGCAGTACGCCAGTTCCTTCTTTGGCACCAGTCTGGCCGCTACGCTGGTGGCGCAGGGCGTGGATACCGTGGTGCTGATAGGCTGCTCGACCAGTGGCTGTATCCGTGCTACGGCGGTAGATGCGGTACAGCATGGTTTTCGCACCATCGTGGTACGCGAGTGTGTCGGGGATCGTCATCCCGGGCCTCATGAAGCGAACCTGTTCGACATCGACAGCAAGTACGGTGATGTCATCAGCAAGTCAGAAGCGATGACTAAGCTGGCTGAGCTGGCAGGCTGA
- a CDS encoding type 1 glutamine amidotransferase domain-containing protein, which yields MKILVVLTSHDKLGDTGHKTGFWLEELAAPYYVFLDAGADVTLASPLGGQPPMDPKSDDTSLDTDATRRFRQDKEAQLALAATLPLSSVHPEDYDALFYPGGHGPLWDLAESSVSIGLIEDFYQSGKPVGAVCHAPGVLRHAKAENGQPLVKGKRVTGFSNSEEAAVNLTEVVPFLVEDELKAKGGLYARGDDWGVHIERDDLLITGQNPASSEATAEALLGRLRH from the coding sequence GTGAAAATACTGGTCGTTCTGACATCTCACGACAAACTCGGCGATACCGGGCACAAAACCGGCTTCTGGCTGGAAGAGCTGGCGGCACCTTATTACGTATTTCTTGACGCGGGTGCCGACGTTACCCTGGCCTCACCGCTGGGTGGCCAGCCGCCGATGGACCCCAAAAGCGACGATACCAGCCTCGATACCGATGCGACACGCCGCTTCCGTCAGGATAAGGAGGCGCAGCTGGCGCTGGCCGCAACCCTGCCGCTGTCGAGTGTTCACCCGGAAGATTACGATGCCCTGTTCTATCCCGGCGGTCATGGCCCCCTGTGGGATCTGGCGGAGAGTAGTGTCTCCATCGGCCTGATCGAGGATTTTTATCAGTCCGGCAAGCCGGTGGGTGCTGTCTGTCACGCTCCCGGTGTATTGCGCCACGCCAAGGCAGAAAACGGCCAGCCGCTGGTGAAAGGGAAGCGGGTAACCGGGTTCAGCAACAGTGAAGAGGCGGCGGTCAATCTGACCGAGGTCGTGCCCTTTCTGGTGGAGGATGAACTCAAGGCCAAAGGTGGGCTTTATGCCAGGGGCGATGACTGGGGCGTGCACATTGAGCGGGATGATCTGCTGATCACCGGGCAGAATCCTGCTTCTTCCGAGGCTACCGCTGAGGCGCTGCTGGGCCGGTTGCGGCACTGA
- a CDS encoding alpha/beta hydrolase yields MTTFCYGGQVQANGIRQHYLRYGGEGKPALLLIPGITSPAITWGFVAERLGQQYDTYVVDVRGRGLSSTGPALSYDPDSCADDIIALAAALGLSDYLLMGHSMGARFAVRALARGAVGVRQLVLIDPPVSGPGRREYPSKLPWYVDSIRLAQQGMDAEAMKAFCPSWSEEQRQLRAEWLHTCYEPAIVRAFNDFHDDDFHRDLPAVSVPTLLMVAGKGGVILAEDQAEIARLLPSVQISTVINAGHMIPWDDFDGFFIGLGSLFPGCE; encoded by the coding sequence ATGACCACCTTCTGCTATGGCGGGCAGGTGCAGGCCAATGGCATCCGCCAGCACTACCTGCGCTATGGCGGCGAAGGCAAGCCTGCGCTGCTGCTGATACCGGGGATTACCAGCCCGGCGATTACCTGGGGCTTTGTAGCCGAACGACTGGGGCAGCAGTACGACACCTACGTGGTGGACGTGCGTGGCCGTGGTCTTTCATCGACCGGCCCGGCGCTGAGTTACGACCCTGACAGCTGCGCCGATGACATTATTGCTCTGGCTGCGGCGCTGGGGCTCAGCGACTACCTGCTGATGGGGCATTCCATGGGCGCACGCTTTGCCGTGCGTGCGCTGGCCCGTGGCGCCGTGGGTGTCAGGCAGCTGGTGCTGATTGACCCGCCGGTGTCCGGTCCGGGGCGCCGTGAGTATCCCAGCAAGCTGCCCTGGTATGTCGATTCCATCCGTCTGGCTCAGCAAGGCATGGATGCAGAAGCGATGAAGGCGTTTTGCCCGAGCTGGAGCGAAGAGCAGCGACAGCTGCGCGCTGAGTGGCTGCATACCTGCTACGAGCCTGCCATCGTGCGTGCCTTCAATGACTTCCATGACGATGACTTTCACCGCGACCTGCCTGCCGTCAGCGTCCCCACGCTGCTGATGGTGGCGGGCAAGGGCGGAGTGATTCTGGCTGAGGATCAGGCAGAGATCGCCAGGCTGCTGCCGTCAGTGCAGATCAGCACCGTGATCAATGCCGGGCACATGATCCCCTGGGATGATTTTGACGGCTTCTTCATCGGTCTGGGGTCGTTGTTCCCGGGATGTGAATAG
- a CDS encoding DMT family transporter yields MKAKDLAAYLFLAFTWGVSFLVLVKVVHSFGWVGAVTFRCLVAGSALGIIAAMLRKKLQFGVRWHHFAIVGATTVAGQLIGLSFGTPLIGTAMAAILVASIPIFSMVMAQLWGLERATPRSMAGLLLGFTGIVMLVGFPSAPITHSFIIGCAACLLASLSAAFGSNYASLHLKGVGSFEVTMASFLAGGLMTMPLLFAVPVPVRPQALDYLFLLILGCGMSALTYVIYFRLVATIGATKTISVEFVVTLVAMVIGALLLGEHLSTLQLIGSVIIFCGCALALGLIPQRRTPALELDI; encoded by the coding sequence ATGAAAGCAAAAGATCTCGCCGCCTATCTATTTCTGGCGTTTACCTGGGGCGTCTCCTTCCTCGTTCTGGTCAAGGTAGTTCATTCCTTTGGCTGGGTCGGCGCCGTTACGTTTCGCTGTCTGGTGGCTGGCAGTGCACTGGGCATTATTGCCGCCATGCTGCGCAAGAAGTTGCAGTTTGGTGTTCGCTGGCATCACTTTGCCATTGTCGGCGCCACTACGGTGGCAGGCCAGCTCATCGGCCTGTCGTTCGGCACCCCGCTGATCGGCACCGCTATGGCAGCCATTCTGGTGGCGTCGATCCCCATCTTTTCCATGGTCATGGCACAACTGTGGGGCCTTGAGCGCGCAACACCCCGCAGCATGGCCGGCCTGCTGCTGGGCTTCACCGGCATTGTCATGCTGGTTGGCTTCCCCAGCGCCCCCATTACCCACTCCTTCATTATTGGCTGCGCAGCCTGTTTGCTGGCATCACTGTCCGCGGCATTCGGCAGCAACTACGCCAGTCTGCATCTGAAAGGGGTCGGCTCCTTTGAGGTCACCATGGCGTCCTTTCTGGCCGGAGGCCTGATGACCATGCCACTACTGTTTGCGGTTCCGGTTCCCGTGCGGCCGCAAGCTCTGGACTATCTCTTCCTGCTGATTCTGGGTTGCGGTATGAGCGCCCTCACCTATGTGATCTATTTCCGGCTGGTGGCCACCATCGGCGCCACCAAGACCATCAGCGTGGAATTTGTGGTCACCCTTGTCGCCATGGTTATTGGTGCATTACTGCTGGGCGAGCACCTGTCCACCCTGCAGCTCATAGGCTCTGTCATCATTTTCTGCGGCTGCGCACTGGCGCTGGGGCTGATACCCCAGCGTCGGACCCCCGCCCTGGAACTGGACATCTGA
- the pncA gene encoding bifunctional nicotinamidase/pyrazinamidase, producing MSERASSKQSLLMDSERCALLVIDVQNCFVPGGTLAVADGDAVVPLINQLGKVFSNVVLTQDWHPADHISFASQHQGKQPFETVELPYGTQVLWPAHGVQGTDDAALHPGLELPHAQLIIRKGYHRAIDSYSAFYEADQKTATGLAGYLQARGIDTVFLVGLATDFCVAWSAEDARKVGLTTYVIEDACRGIDLNGSLAAAWERMSAAGVQRIQSTDLL from the coding sequence ATGTCTGAGAGAGCGTCATCGAAACAGTCCCTGCTGATGGACAGTGAGCGCTGCGCCTTGCTGGTGATTGATGTACAGAACTGCTTCGTGCCCGGCGGTACGCTGGCGGTCGCAGACGGGGATGCGGTGGTGCCGCTGATCAATCAGCTGGGCAAGGTATTCAGCAATGTGGTGCTGACCCAGGACTGGCACCCGGCTGACCATATCTCCTTTGCCAGCCAGCATCAGGGTAAACAGCCATTTGAAACCGTTGAGCTGCCCTATGGCACGCAGGTGCTGTGGCCTGCACATGGTGTGCAGGGGACGGATGATGCGGCGTTGCATCCGGGGCTGGAGTTGCCTCATGCACAGCTGATCATTCGCAAAGGTTATCACCGTGCCATCGACAGCTATTCCGCTTTCTATGAAGCGGACCAGAAGACCGCCACCGGGCTGGCCGGTTATCTGCAGGCCCGTGGTATCGACACGGTCTTTCTGGTGGGGCTGGCGACGGATTTCTGCGTGGCCTGGAGTGCGGAAGACGCCCGTAAGGTGGGTCTGACAACCTATGTGATCGAAGATGCCTGCCGCGGTATCGACCTCAATGGCTCGCTGGCAGCGGCCTGGGAGCGGATGAGTGCAGCCGGGGTACAGCGCATCCAGTCTACGGATCTTCTCTGA
- a CDS encoding dienelactone hydrolase family protein: protein MISTEWRRIAVAEGEMDVFVARSGKDNAPSIVLIQEIFGVNDHIQSVVKGYAEQGYDVYAPDIFWRSARKVSLSYAGDDMQTALGLLKATDEEKVLADILVLRDEIAAEQSNGKCAVMGYCFGGLLTYMAAASGKFDAGVSYYGGRIGDREALADSITVPMMFHFGEKDSHIPMSTIEMLQRKFAGRSDVSIYVHPEADHGFNCSVRASYHEAAAARAAELSKGFLANVLA from the coding sequence ATGATTTCCACTGAATGGCGTCGTATCGCGGTAGCAGAGGGTGAGATGGATGTATTCGTGGCCAGATCGGGTAAGGACAATGCACCCAGCATCGTACTGATCCAGGAAATTTTTGGCGTCAATGATCATATCCAGTCTGTAGTGAAGGGTTATGCCGAACAGGGTTATGACGTCTACGCACCTGACATCTTCTGGCGTTCTGCGCGCAAGGTCAGTCTGAGTTATGCCGGTGATGACATGCAAACGGCGCTGGGCCTGCTGAAAGCCACCGATGAAGAGAAGGTGCTGGCTGACATCCTGGTGCTGCGAGACGAGATCGCTGCGGAGCAGAGCAATGGCAAGTGTGCTGTGATGGGCTATTGCTTCGGTGGCCTGCTGACCTACATGGCAGCGGCGAGCGGCAAGTTTGACGCCGGTGTGTCTTACTACGGTGGCCGTATCGGCGACCGCGAAGCGCTGGCCGACAGTATCACGGTGCCCATGATGTTCCACTTCGGTGAGAAGGACAGCCATATTCCGATGTCGACCATTGAGATGCTGCAGCGCAAGTTCGCTGGCCGCAGTGATGTGTCTATCTACGTTCATCCTGAAGCTGACCATGGCTTCAACTGCAGCGTTCGTGCTTCCTACCATGAAGCTGCCGCGGCGCGTGCTGCTGAGCTGAGCAAGGGGTTCCTGGCTAACGTACTGGCCTGA
- a CDS encoding FAD-dependent monooxygenase → MQSKPTIAIIGAGLGGAAVAVLLQQAGFKIKVFEQAPEFSRLGAGIHIGPNVMKIFRRMGIEEKVSAMSSHPDFWFSRDGFTGDYLSRIPLGDYALKEYGAAYITVHRGDLHDVMLSPLSSGTVQFNKQLETIEDTGSEVVMTFTDGTTDTADIVIGADGINSRVREELLGVEAPTYSGWVAHRALITGAQLARFNHNFEDCIKWWTEDRHMMVYFTTGRRDEYYYVTGVPEPEWNSSASWVDSSREEMRAAFDGYHPTVQALIDATESVTKWPLKNRNPLPLWSRNRLVLLGDACHPMKPHMAQGACMAIEDAAMLVRCIEEVGLSEYQTAFDLYAANRVERASKVQRISNANTWLRTDEDPSWCFGYDLYGTPLVDISSKVEGAA, encoded by the coding sequence ATGCAGAGCAAACCCACAATCGCAATTATCGGTGCCGGACTTGGTGGCGCAGCCGTCGCCGTGTTGCTGCAGCAGGCTGGTTTCAAGATCAAGGTGTTTGAGCAGGCGCCTGAGTTTTCAAGGCTGGGTGCCGGGATTCACATTGGCCCCAATGTGATGAAGATCTTCCGTCGTATGGGCATCGAAGAAAAAGTCAGTGCGATGAGTTCGCACCCTGACTTCTGGTTCAGCCGCGATGGGTTCACTGGCGACTATCTGTCGCGCATCCCGCTCGGTGACTACGCCCTGAAGGAATACGGTGCAGCCTACATCACAGTACACCGCGGCGATCTGCATGATGTGATGCTGTCGCCGCTGAGCAGTGGCACCGTACAGTTCAACAAGCAGCTGGAAACCATCGAGGATACCGGCAGCGAAGTCGTGATGACCTTCACTGACGGCACGACTGATACCGCCGATATTGTTATCGGTGCTGACGGCATCAATTCCCGGGTGCGTGAAGAGCTGCTGGGCGTGGAAGCACCCACCTATAGTGGCTGGGTCGCCCACCGTGCCCTGATTACCGGTGCCCAGCTGGCCAGGTTCAATCACAACTTTGAAGACTGCATCAAGTGGTGGACTGAAGATCGTCACATGATGGTGTACTTCACCACTGGCCGTCGTGATGAGTACTACTACGTTACCGGTGTGCCGGAGCCTGAGTGGAACAGTTCTGCTTCCTGGGTCGACAGCAGTCGCGAGGAAATGCGCGCAGCCTTCGACGGTTATCATCCCACTGTACAGGCACTGATCGACGCCACTGAAAGCGTGACCAAATGGCCGCTGAAAAACCGTAATCCGTTACCGCTGTGGAGTCGTAATCGTCTGGTGCTGCTGGGCGATGCCTGCCATCCGATGAAACCTCACATGGCACAGGGTGCCTGTATGGCTATTGAAGATGCCGCCATGCTGGTGCGCTGTATCGAAGAAGTCGGGCTGAGTGAATATCAGACGGCCTTTGATCTTTATGCCGCCAACCGGGTTGAGCGGGCCAGCAAGGTACAGCGCATTTCCAATGCCAACACCTGGCTGCGCACGGATGAAGATCCTTCCTGGTGCTTTGGTTATGACCTCTACGGTACGCCGCTGGTGGATATCAGCAGCAAGGTGGAGGGCGCTGCATGA